Proteins co-encoded in one Enterobacter sp. R4-368 genomic window:
- a CDS encoding protein-L-isoaspartate(D-aspartate) O-methyltransferase yields the protein MVSKRVQDLLNQLRAQGIKNEQVLEALSQVPREKFIDEAFEHKAWDNVALPIGQGQTISQPYMVARMTELLELTPASRVLEIGTGSGYQTAILARLVHHVCSVERIKGLQWQARRRLKQLDLHNVSTRHGDGWLGWQARAPFDAIIVTAAPPEIPAALMSQLDDGGILVLPVGDELQHLKRVRRRGSEFIIDTVEAVRFVPLVKGELA from the coding sequence ATGGTAAGCAAACGCGTACAAGATCTTCTCAATCAATTACGCGCGCAGGGCATCAAAAACGAGCAGGTGCTTGAGGCGTTGTCACAAGTGCCGCGCGAGAAATTTATCGACGAGGCGTTTGAACACAAAGCGTGGGATAACGTCGCGTTGCCTATTGGTCAAGGGCAAACCATTTCGCAGCCTTACATGGTGGCGCGAATGACCGAGCTGCTGGAGCTGACGCCAGCCTCGCGGGTGCTTGAAATTGGCACCGGTTCGGGGTATCAGACCGCGATTCTGGCGCGCCTGGTGCATCATGTTTGCTCGGTTGAACGCATCAAAGGGTTGCAATGGCAGGCGCGTCGTCGCCTGAAGCAGCTTGATTTACATAATGTTTCTACGCGTCATGGTGATGGCTGGCTGGGGTGGCAGGCTCGTGCGCCGTTTGACGCCATTATCGTGACCGCTGCACCGCCGGAAATCCCGGCTGCGCTGATGTCGCAGCTTGATGACGGCGGTATTCTCGTTTTGCCCGTGGGCGACGAACTCCAGCATTTAAAGCGGGTTCGTCGGCGGGGAAGCGAATTCATTATCGATACCGTTGAAGCCGTACGCTTTGTGCCGCTGGTGAAAGGCGAACTGGCCTGA
- the surE gene encoding 5'/3'-nucleotidase SurE yields the protein MRILLSNDDGIHAPGIQTLAKALREFADVQVVAPDRNRSGASNSLTLESSLRTFTFENGDIAVQMGTPTDCVYLGVNALMRPRPDVVVSGINAGPNLGDDVIYSGTVAAAMEGRHLGFPALAVSLNGHTHYDTAAAVTCSLLRALSREPLRTGRILNINVPDLPLDEIKGIRVTRCGSRHPADQVIPQQDPRGNTLYWIGPPGEKCDAGPDTDFAAVDEGYVSVTPLHVDLTAYSAHDVVSGWLDRAGVNRQW from the coding sequence ATGCGAATATTGCTGAGTAACGATGACGGGATCCACGCGCCGGGTATCCAGACGCTGGCAAAGGCTCTTAGAGAGTTTGCCGACGTTCAGGTCGTCGCTCCCGATCGTAACCGCAGCGGCGCGTCTAATTCGCTGACGCTTGAATCCTCGCTTCGTACTTTTACGTTTGAAAACGGCGATATCGCCGTCCAGATGGGCACACCGACCGATTGCGTTTACCTGGGCGTAAATGCGCTGATGCGCCCGCGCCCGGATGTGGTGGTGTCTGGTATTAATGCCGGGCCGAACCTTGGCGATGATGTTATCTACTCCGGTACGGTTGCCGCTGCGATGGAGGGGAGACACCTGGGATTCCCGGCGCTGGCGGTGTCGCTTAACGGCCATACTCATTATGATACTGCCGCAGCGGTCACCTGTTCCCTCTTACGCGCGTTAAGCCGCGAACCGCTGCGAACCGGTCGTATTTTGAACATTAACGTCCCGGATCTGCCGCTGGATGAGATCAAAGGTATTCGCGTTACGCGTTGTGGCAGCCGCCATCCGGCGGATCAGGTGATTCCACAGCAAGATCCGCGCGGCAATACGCTTTACTGGATTGGCCCGCCCGGCGAGAAATGCGATGCCGGGCCGGATACTGATTTCGCCGCCGTTGATGAAGGCTATGTTTCCGTGACGCCGCTACATGTGGATTTAACCGCTTACAGCGCGCATGATGTGGTGTCGGGTTGGTTGGATCGTGCCGGGGTGAACAGGCAATGGTAA
- the truD gene encoding tRNA pseudouridine(13) synthase TruD, translated as MTDFENLTFLHGKPGASGVLKANPEDFVVVEDLGFEPDGEGEHILVRILKNGCNTRFVADALAKFLKIHAREVSFAGQKDKHAVTEQWLCARVPGNAMPDLSAFQLEGCKVLEYARHKRKLRLGALQGNAFTLVLREISDRADVDARLQAIVEKGVPNYFGAQRFGIGGSNLQGALRWAQSDAPVRDRNKRSFWLSAARSALFNQIVSERLKKTDFNQVVDGDALQLAGRGSWFVATREEQAELQTRVEAKALMITASLPGSGEWGTQRDALAFEQQAVADAPDLQALLVREKVEAARRAMLLYPQKLSWNWWDDVTVELRFWLPAGSFATSVVRELINTSGDYANIAE; from the coding sequence ATGACAGATTTTGAGAACCTGACATTTTTGCACGGCAAACCGGGGGCAAGCGGCGTTCTGAAAGCCAATCCGGAAGATTTCGTGGTGGTGGAAGATCTTGGCTTTGAGCCTGATGGCGAAGGCGAGCATATTCTGGTGCGCATCCTGAAAAATGGCTGCAACACGCGTTTTGTCGCTGATGCGCTGGCCAAATTCCTTAAAATCCACGCGCGTGAAGTGAGCTTTGCCGGGCAAAAAGATAAACACGCTGTCACTGAGCAGTGGCTGTGTGCCCGCGTACCAGGTAATGCGATGCCCGATCTCAGCGCATTCCAGCTTGAAGGCTGCAAAGTGCTGGAGTATGCCCGTCACAAGCGCAAACTGCGCCTCGGTGCGCTGCAGGGCAATGCGTTTACGCTGGTACTGCGCGAAATCAGCGACCGTGCGGACGTTGACGCGCGTTTGCAGGCCATCGTGGAGAAAGGTGTTCCGAATTATTTTGGCGCTCAGCGCTTTGGCATCGGCGGCAGCAACCTGCAAGGCGCGCTTCGCTGGGCGCAGAGCGATGCGCCGGTGCGCGACCGTAACAAGCGCAGTTTTTGGTTGTCGGCGGCGCGCAGCGCGTTGTTTAATCAAATCGTCAGCGAGCGGTTGAAAAAAACAGACTTTAATCAAGTTGTTGACGGCGATGCGCTACAATTAGCGGGGCGCGGCAGCTGGTTTGTTGCAACCCGTGAAGAGCAGGCGGAACTGCAAACGCGCGTTGAGGCGAAAGCGCTGATGATTACCGCGTCGCTGCCAGGCAGCGGTGAGTGGGGCACACAGCGTGACGCGCTGGCGTTTGAACAACAGGCGGTTGCGGATGCGCCGGATCTACAGGCGCTACTGGTGCGGGAGAAAGTCGAAGCAGCGCGCCGCGCGATGCTGCTCTACCCGCAAAAATTGAGCTGGAACTGGTGGGATGACGTCACCGTCGAATTACGGTTCTGGCTTCCGGCGGGCAGCTTTGCCACCAGTGTCGTCAGGGAACTTATCAACACATCGGGTGATTATGCGAATATTGCTGAGTAA
- the ispF gene encoding 2-C-methyl-D-erythritol 2,4-cyclodiphosphate synthase, with protein MRIGHGFDVHAFGGVGPIIIGGVRIPFEKGLLAHSDGDVALHALTDALLGAAALGDIGKLFPDTDPAFKGADSRELLREAWRRIQAKGYTLGNVDVTIIAQAPKMLPHIPQMRVFIAEDLGCHMDDVNVKATTTEKLGFTGRGEGIACEAVALLVKAAK; from the coding sequence ATGCGCATTGGACACGGTTTTGACGTACACGCCTTTGGAGGCGTTGGCCCGATTATTATTGGCGGTGTGCGCATTCCCTTCGAAAAAGGCCTGCTGGCTCACTCTGATGGCGATGTTGCGCTGCATGCGTTGACCGACGCGCTGCTGGGCGCGGCGGCGCTTGGCGATATCGGCAAATTGTTCCCGGACACCGATCCGGCGTTCAAAGGAGCTGACAGCCGCGAGCTGCTGCGTGAAGCCTGGCGGCGCATTCAGGCGAAAGGCTATACGCTTGGCAATGTCGATGTCACCATCATCGCTCAGGCACCGAAAATGCTGCCGCATATTCCGCAGATGCGCGTGTTTATCGCTGAAGATCTCGGTTGCCATATGGATGATGTCAACGTCAAAGCCACCACTACCGAGAAACTGGGCTTTACCGGCCGCGGCGAAGGTATCGCTTGTGAAGCGGTGGCGTTGCTGGTGAAGGCGGCAAAATGA
- the ispD gene encoding 2-C-methyl-D-erythritol 4-phosphate cytidylyltransferase, translated as MSAMIPDVCAVVPAAGFGRRMQTECPKQYLSIGDKTILEHAVAALLAHPRVSRVIIAVSPGDERFAQLPLASYPQITVVNGGAERADSVLAGLKAASGAQWVLVHDAARPCLHQDDLNRLLALSETSRVGGILAAPVRDTMKRAEPGKTAIAHTVERNDLWHALTPQFFPLPLLHDCLTRALNEGAVITDEASALEYCGFHPELVAGRADNIKVTRPEDLRLAEFYLTHADLQEKA; from the coding sequence ATGTCAGCAATGATCCCGGACGTCTGTGCCGTGGTGCCGGCCGCCGGATTTGGCCGCCGCATGCAAACGGAATGTCCTAAGCAGTATCTCTCCATCGGTGATAAAACCATTCTTGAGCACGCGGTCGCCGCGTTGCTCGCCCATCCGCGCGTTAGTCGCGTGATTATCGCGGTCAGCCCTGGCGATGAACGTTTCGCGCAATTACCCCTTGCCAGCTATCCGCAAATCACCGTGGTAAACGGTGGCGCAGAGCGTGCGGATTCTGTGCTGGCGGGCCTGAAGGCCGCCTCGGGCGCGCAGTGGGTGCTGGTGCACGATGCCGCACGGCCTTGTCTGCATCAGGATGATTTAAACCGCCTGCTGGCGCTGAGTGAAACCAGCCGCGTGGGCGGAATTCTTGCCGCCCCGGTGCGTGACACCATGAAGCGCGCCGAACCCGGTAAAACCGCGATTGCTCACACCGTTGAGCGCAACGATTTATGGCATGCGCTAACGCCGCAGTTTTTCCCGCTGCCGCTGCTGCACGACTGCCTGACCCGCGCGCTGAACGAAGGCGCTGTCATTACTGATGAAGCCTCAGCACTGGAGTATTGTGGTTTTCACCCGGAGCTGGTCGCCGGACGCGCGGATAATATTAAAGTCACCCGACCCGAAGATTTACGACTTGCAGAATTTTACTTGACCCATGCAGACCTCCAGGAGAAAGCATAA
- the ftsB gene encoding cell division protein FtsB, with protein sequence MGKLTLLLLALLVWLQYSLWFGKNGLHDYGRVSEDVAAQQATNAKLKSRNDQLFAEIDDLNGGQEAIEERARNELTMTKPGETFYRLVPDASKRASGSAQNTQNTQNTQNRP encoded by the coding sequence ATGGGTAAACTAACGCTGCTATTGCTGGCTTTGCTGGTCTGGCTACAGTATTCGCTGTGGTTCGGCAAGAATGGTCTGCATGATTACGGCCGCGTCAGCGAAGATGTGGCGGCACAGCAGGCGACAAACGCCAAATTAAAATCGCGTAACGATCAGCTTTTCGCCGAAATTGACGATCTCAATGGTGGCCAGGAAGCGATTGAGGAACGCGCTCGCAACGAATTAACCATGACGAAGCCGGGCGAAACATTTTATCGTCTGGTGCCGGACGCCTCCAAGCGCGCGTCGGGCTCAGCGCAAAACACGCAAAATACACAAAATACGCAGAACAGACCTTAA
- a CDS encoding DUF3561 family protein: MRNSQNITIPRSQSMTTTTDEATTWSFPGAVVGFVAWLLALGIPFMIYGSNTLFFFLYTWPFFLALMPVSVVVGIALHSLLDGKLVYSSVATLLTVIAMFGVLFMWLMG, from the coding sequence ATGCGCAACAGTCAGAACATCACCATTCCACGGTCGCAGTCGATGACGACCACCACCGATGAAGCCACAACATGGTCGTTCCCTGGAGCGGTTGTGGGTTTTGTCGCATGGCTGCTGGCGCTCGGCATCCCGTTCATGATTTACGGCTCCAATACGCTGTTTTTCTTTCTCTACACCTGGCCTTTTTTTCTCGCCCTGATGCCCGTATCCGTTGTGGTCGGCATTGCGCTGCATTCGCTCCTCGATGGCAAGCTGGTTTACAGCAGCGTGGCGACACTGTTGACGGTAATCGCCATGTTCGGCGTGCTGTTTATGTGGCTGATGGGGTAA
- the cysC gene encoding adenylyl-sulfate kinase, with the protein MAQHDENVVWHAHPVTPDAREQLHGHRGVVLWFTGLSGSGKSTVAGALEEALHRAGVSTYLLDGDNVRHGLCSDLGFSDADRKENIRRVGEVAKLMVEAGLVVLTAFISPHRAERQMVRERLGAGRFIEVFVDTPLEICEARDPKGLYKKARAGELRNFTGIDSVYEAPQSPEVHLDGEQLVTNLVSQLLDLLRQGDIIRS; encoded by the coding sequence ATGGCGCAGCATGACGAAAACGTCGTCTGGCACGCGCATCCGGTGACGCCTGATGCGCGTGAGCAACTTCACGGTCACCGTGGGGTTGTGCTGTGGTTTACCGGCCTTTCCGGTTCGGGGAAATCGACCGTCGCGGGGGCGCTGGAAGAGGCGCTGCACCGCGCGGGTGTCAGCACCTATTTGCTGGATGGCGACAATGTGCGCCACGGGCTGTGCAGCGATTTAGGCTTTAGCGACGCCGATCGTAAAGAGAATATCCGCCGCGTGGGCGAAGTGGCTAAATTGATGGTCGAAGCCGGTCTGGTCGTGCTCACCGCCTTTATTTCGCCGCACCGCGCCGAGCGGCAAATGGTGCGCGAGCGCCTGGGAGCAGGGCGGTTTATCGAGGTATTTGTTGATACGCCGCTGGAGATCTGCGAAGCGCGCGATCCTAAGGGGTTGTATAAGAAAGCGCGTGCGGGTGAACTTCGCAACTTCACCGGCATTGATTCGGTATACGAAGCGCCGCAATCCCCGGAAGTGCATCTGGACGGCGAACAATTGGTAACAAATTTGGTCAGCCAATTATTAGACCTCCTCCGGCAGGGCGATATTATCAGATCCTGA
- the cysN gene encoding sulfate adenylyltransferase subunit CysN — protein MNTTIAQQIANEGGVEAYLHAQQHKSLLRFLTCGSVDDGKSTLIGRLLHDTRQIYEDQLSTLHNDSKRHGTQGEKLDLALLVDGLQAEREQGITIDVAYRYFSTEKRKFIIADTPGHEQYTRNMATGASTCDLAILLIDARKGVLDQTRRHSFISTLLGIKHLVVAVNKMDLVDFSEETFDNIRQDYLTFAGQLPGNLDIRFVPLSALEGDNVASQSGKMPWYSGPTLLEMLETVEIQRVVDTQPMRFPVQYVNRPNLDFRGFSGTLASGVVKVGQRIKVLPSGVESTIARIVTFDGDLQEAAAGEAITLVLKDEIDISRGDLILDAQETLPAVQGASLDVVWMAEQPLQPGQSYDIKVAGKKTRARVDGIHYQVDINNLTQRQVDTLPLNGIGLVDLTFDEPLTLDAYQQNPVTGGIIFIDRLSNVTVGAGMVRDVHIQQQAATSGFSAFELELNQLIRKHFPHWGARDLLGGK, from the coding sequence ATGAACACCACGATTGCACAACAGATTGCCAATGAAGGCGGCGTCGAAGCGTATCTGCATGCCCAGCAGCACAAAAGCCTGCTGCGCTTTTTAACCTGCGGCAGCGTTGATGACGGCAAAAGTACGCTGATTGGCCGCCTGCTGCACGATACCCGCCAGATCTACGAAGATCAGCTCTCCACGCTGCACAACGACAGCAAACGGCACGGCACCCAGGGCGAAAAGCTCGACCTTGCGCTGCTGGTTGATGGCCTGCAAGCGGAGCGCGAACAGGGCATTACCATTGATGTGGCGTATCGCTATTTCTCTACCGAAAAACGCAAATTTATCATCGCCGATACGCCAGGGCATGAGCAGTACACCCGAAATATGGCGACCGGCGCGTCGACCTGCGATCTGGCGATTTTGCTGATCGATGCGCGCAAAGGCGTGCTGGATCAAACCCGCCGCCACAGCTTCATCTCCACGCTGCTCGGTATTAAACACCTGGTCGTGGCCGTCAATAAAATGGACCTGGTAGACTTCAGCGAAGAGACGTTCGACAACATTCGTCAGGATTACCTGACTTTTGCCGGGCAACTGCCGGGCAACCTCGATATCCGCTTTGTGCCGCTGTCGGCGCTCGAAGGGGATAACGTTGCCAGCCAGAGCGGGAAAATGCCGTGGTACAGCGGCCCGACGCTGCTGGAAATGCTGGAAACTGTTGAAATCCAGCGCGTGGTGGATACGCAACCGATGCGCTTCCCGGTGCAGTACGTTAACCGCCCGAACCTCGATTTCCGTGGTTTCTCCGGCACGCTCGCCTCTGGCGTGGTGAAAGTTGGTCAGCGCATCAAAGTGCTGCCATCTGGCGTCGAATCGACTATCGCCCGCATCGTGACGTTTGACGGTGATTTACAGGAAGCCGCAGCGGGTGAAGCGATTACGCTGGTGCTAAAAGATGAGATCGATATCAGCCGTGGCGACTTGATTCTGGATGCACAGGAAACGCTGCCTGCCGTGCAGGGCGCATCGCTGGATGTGGTGTGGATGGCGGAACAGCCGTTGCAGCCAGGCCAGAGCTATGACATCAAAGTGGCAGGCAAAAAAACGCGCGCCCGTGTGGATGGCATCCACTACCAGGTGGACATCAATAACCTGACGCAGCGCCAGGTGGATACGCTGCCGCTTAACGGTATTGGGCTGGTGGATCTGACGTTTGACGAGCCGCTGACGCTGGATGCATATCAGCAGAACCCGGTGACCGGCGGCATTATCTTTATCGATCGCCTGAGTAACGTGACCGTTGGCGCAGGAATGGTGCGTGACGTTCATATCCAGCAGCAGGCCGCTACATCCGGGTTCAGCGCATTCGAACTGGAACTGAATCAGCTTATTCGTAAGCACTTCCCGCACTGGGGCGCACGCGATCTGCTGGGGGGCAAGTAA
- the cysD gene encoding sulfate adenylyltransferase subunit CysD, with translation MDQKRLTHLRQLEAESIHIIREVAAEFSNPVMMYSIGKDSSVMLHLARKAFYPGTLPFPLLHVDTGWKFREMYEFRDRTAKAYGCELLVHKNPEGVAMGINPFVHGSAKHTDIMKTEGLKQALNKYGFDAAFGGARRDEEKSRAKERIYSFRDRFHRWDPKNQRPELWHNYNGQINKGESIRVFPLSNWTELDIWQYIFLENIDIVPLYLAAERPVLERDGMLMMIDDDRIDLQPGEVIEKRMVRFRTLGCWPLTGAVESNAQTLPEIIEEMLVSTTSERQGRVIDRDQAGSMELKKRQGYF, from the coding sequence ATGGATCAAAAACGACTCACTCACCTGCGACAACTGGAGGCGGAAAGCATCCATATTATCCGCGAAGTGGCCGCCGAATTTTCCAACCCGGTGATGATGTACTCCATCGGCAAAGATTCCAGCGTGATGCTGCATCTGGCACGCAAAGCCTTCTACCCAGGTACGCTGCCGTTCCCGCTGCTGCACGTGGATACCGGCTGGAAATTCCGTGAGATGTACGAATTCCGTGACCGTACCGCAAAGGCCTATGGCTGTGAGTTGCTGGTGCATAAAAACCCGGAAGGGGTGGCGATGGGCATTAACCCGTTCGTACACGGCAGCGCCAAACACACCGATATCATGAAAACCGAAGGGTTGAAGCAGGCGCTGAACAAGTACGGTTTTGATGCGGCATTTGGCGGCGCGCGGCGTGACGAAGAGAAATCGCGCGCCAAAGAGCGCATTTACTCCTTCCGCGATCGCTTCCACCGCTGGGATCCGAAAAACCAGCGCCCGGAGCTGTGGCATAACTACAACGGCCAGATCAACAAAGGCGAAAGTATTCGCGTATTCCCGCTCTCTAACTGGACTGAGCTGGATATCTGGCAATATATCTTCCTGGAAAATATCGACATCGTTCCGTTGTACCTGGCGGCGGAACGCCCGGTGCTTGAGCGCGACGGCATGCTGATGATGATCGACGATGACCGTATCGATCTGCAGCCGGGTGAAGTGATCGAAAAACGGATGGTGCGTTTCCGTACGCTTGGCTGCTGGCCGCTGACCGGCGCGGTGGAATCAAACGCGCAAACGCTGCCGGAGATTATCGAAGAGATGCTGGTTTCAACGACCAGTGAACGTCAGGGGCGCGTGATTGACCGCGACCAGGCCGGCTCCATGGAGCTGAAAAAACGTCAGGGATACTTCTAA
- the cysG gene encoding siroheme synthase CysG: MDYLPLFAAVKDRPVLVIGGGEIAARKIAFLRRAGAHVQVVAQRLEPQLQQLADAQSLHWLATEFDESQLDAVFLVIAATNDSALNRRVFDAANARHRLVNVVDDQPLCSFIFPSIVDRSPLLVAISSGGNAPVLARLLREKIEALLPGNLGRMAEVAGRWRTRIKAFRRTTDERRRFWETAFRGRFASLMAAGDEPAAEKALEAELAQPGSGGGEIILVGAGPGDAGLLTLRGLQVIQQADVVFYDHLVSDAVLELVRRDAEKICVGKRAGSHAVAQHDTNRMLVDAAREGKTVVRLKGGDPFIFGRGGEELQAAAVAGIPFQVVPGVTAASGATAYAGIPLTHRDFAQSVTFVTGHYKADSAPFDWSQLAQSRQTLAIYMGTMKAAEISEQLITHGRDKTTPVAVISRGTRADQHVATGTLEQLEELAKAAPMPALLVVGEVVGLHRELAWFRHTTATEAFGASVINLA, from the coding sequence GTGGATTACCTGCCGTTATTTGCTGCTGTAAAAGACCGCCCCGTTTTAGTGATTGGCGGCGGCGAAATCGCCGCGCGCAAGATTGCCTTTTTGCGTCGCGCTGGCGCACACGTGCAGGTGGTGGCGCAACGGCTGGAACCGCAGTTGCAGCAACTTGCCGATGCGCAATCTCTTCACTGGCTGGCTACCGAGTTTGACGAATCACAGCTGGACGCGGTTTTCCTGGTGATTGCCGCGACCAACGATTCGGCGCTGAACCGCCGGGTGTTTGACGCCGCCAATGCGCGTCATCGGCTGGTGAATGTTGTCGATGACCAACCGCTGTGCTCCTTTATTTTCCCGTCGATTGTGGATCGTTCACCGTTACTGGTGGCCATCTCTTCTGGCGGTAACGCGCCGGTGCTGGCGCGGTTACTGCGTGAAAAAATTGAAGCGCTGCTGCCGGGTAATCTCGGGCGCATGGCGGAAGTTGCCGGGCGCTGGCGGACGCGCATCAAGGCGTTTCGTCGTACTACCGATGAGCGGCGTCGTTTTTGGGAAACGGCTTTTCGCGGACGTTTTGCCAGCCTGATGGCGGCGGGCGACGAACCGGCAGCGGAAAAAGCGCTGGAAGCAGAGTTAGCGCAACCGGGTTCCGGGGGCGGTGAAATCATTCTGGTCGGTGCCGGGCCAGGCGATGCCGGATTGCTGACGTTGCGGGGTTTGCAGGTTATCCAGCAGGCAGACGTCGTGTTTTATGACCACCTCGTGAGTGATGCGGTGCTGGAACTGGTGCGGCGGGACGCAGAGAAAATCTGCGTTGGCAAACGCGCTGGTTCGCACGCGGTGGCGCAGCATGATACCAACCGCATGTTGGTGGACGCGGCGCGCGAGGGGAAAACGGTGGTGCGCCTGAAAGGTGGCGATCCGTTTATCTTTGGACGCGGCGGCGAAGAGCTGCAGGCGGCGGCTGTAGCGGGCATTCCCTTCCAGGTGGTGCCGGGCGTTACGGCAGCATCGGGTGCGACAGCCTATGCCGGCATCCCGCTGACACACCGGGATTTTGCCCAGAGCGTTACTTTTGTTACCGGCCATTATAAAGCCGACAGCGCGCCGTTTGACTGGTCGCAACTGGCGCAGAGCCGCCAGACGCTGGCGATTTATATGGGCACGATGAAGGCAGCCGAAATCAGCGAACAACTGATTACCCACGGGCGGGACAAAACCACGCCGGTGGCGGTGATTTCCCGCGGTACGCGCGCGGATCAACACGTTGCTACCGGCACATTAGAACAACTTGAGGAACTGGCGAAAGCCGCCCCGATGCCTGCCCTGCTGGTAGTGGGCGAGGTGGTCGGGCTGCATCGCGAACTCGCCTGGTTCCGGCATACGACAGCGACGGAGGCGTTCGGCGCTTCCGTGATTAATCTGGCTTAA
- a CDS encoding aminopeptidase, with amino-acid sequence MFSALRLRTAALALGVCFILPVSARTSQPGDFATEQARHIATLFPGRMTGTPAEMLSADYVQQQFEQMGYQSDIRKFKTRYRYTAKDNQQNWQNVTGSTVIAAHEGKLPQQIIIMAHLDTYAPRSDADVDNNLGGLTLQGIDDNAAAVGVMLELAQALKQTPTQYGIRFVATSGEEEGQLGAESYLARMSEKERKNTLLVINMNNLIVGDKLYFSSGKNTPASVRKLTRDRALAIARSHGIQALSAPVTATKSNHSANDAQVFDQASIPVLSVEATNWSLGLKDGNQQRAKSKTFPEGVSHHNARLDNQQYIDQALPGRIERRSRDVVRIMLPLVSELAKTTKN; translated from the coding sequence ATGTTTTCCGCATTGCGCCTCCGTACCGCTGCCCTGGCGCTCGGCGTATGCTTTATCCTCCCGGTTTCTGCCCGGACCTCTCAACCCGGCGACTTTGCAACTGAGCAGGCTCGTCACATTGCCACCCTGTTCCCGGGACGAATGACCGGCACCCCCGCTGAAATGCTCTCTGCGGATTACGTTCAGCAACAATTTGAACAAATGGGCTACCAGAGCGATATCCGTAAATTCAAAACCCGTTACCGCTATACGGCGAAAGATAACCAGCAGAACTGGCAAAACGTTACCGGCAGCACGGTGATTGCCGCGCATGAAGGCAAACTGCCGCAGCAGATCATTATTATGGCGCACCTCGATACCTACGCACCGCGCAGCGATGCGGATGTCGACAATAACCTCGGCGGTTTAACGCTGCAGGGTATAGATGATAACGCGGCGGCTGTAGGCGTGATGCTGGAACTGGCGCAAGCGCTGAAGCAGACGCCAACGCAATACGGTATTCGTTTTGTCGCCACCAGCGGCGAAGAGGAAGGCCAGCTTGGCGCAGAGAGTTATCTTGCGCGAATGAGCGAAAAAGAGCGCAAAAATACGCTGCTGGTGATCAACATGAATAACCTGATCGTCGGCGACAAGCTCTACTTTAGCAGCGGGAAAAACACCCCGGCTTCAGTGCGCAAACTGACGCGGGATCGGGCACTGGCCATTGCCCGTTCGCACGGCATTCAGGCGCTGAGCGCCCCGGTCACAGCCACCAAAAGCAACCACAGCGCTAATGATGCGCAGGTGTTTGATCAGGCCTCTATTCCGGTGCTGTCGGTGGAAGCGACAAACTGGTCTCTGGGTCTGAAAGACGGTAACCAACAGCGCGCCAAATCCAAAACCTTCCCGGAAGGCGTAAGCCACCATAATGCCCGGCTGGATAACCAGCAGTATATCGATCAGGCATTGCCGGGACGCATTGAGCGCCGCAGCCGCGACGTGGTGCGCATCATGCTGCCGCTGGTGAGCGAACTGGCGAAAACCACCAAAAATTAA